One Acidobacteriota bacterium genomic window carries:
- a CDS encoding divalent-cation tolerance protein CutA encodes MVTASSRRECRRIARRLIEEKLAACVNITQPIQSIYRWEGKINNNKEFLMFIKTRRDLFPQIKSEIALIHSYHTPEIICLPVIDGSPNYLQWVSDSVRASTGAVVSNE; translated from the coding sequence TTGGTAACGGCTTCCAGCCGACGGGAATGCCGCCGGATTGCCCGACGATTGATTGAAGAGAAACTGGCGGCCTGTGTCAATATTACACAACCCATCCAGTCTATTTATCGTTGGGAAGGCAAAATTAATAACAACAAAGAATTCCTGATGTTCATCAAGACCAGGCGCGATCTGTTTCCACAGATCAAATCGGAGATTGCATTAATACACTCCTACCACACTCCAGAGATCATCTGCCTGCCTGTCATTGATGGCTCGCCGAACTACCTGCAATGGGTTAGCGATTCCGTGCGAGCATCCACAGGAGCAGTAGTCTCGAACGAATAG
- a CDS encoding DUF2088 domain-containing protein, translating into MSNNGNVPISSFRLLERTSPSMRGLVDLEGEIGQSLSGLGIPRDRLVARRVAVTAGSRGIANLKEIIKASCDWLKSEGAQPFVIPAMGSHGGATAEGQRLILEEYGVTSDSVGAEVRSDMATVEVGETAEGFKATVDRNAWEADSILVVNRIKPHTDFSGSIESGLLKMIAVGLGKREGAAVTHRASRRYGNERVIRSIAGVILGTGKILCGLAVAENEMHQIAVVRAALPDGIIAMEEATLPMARNLVPRLPFAKCHLLVVDEMGKNISGTGMDTKVVGRGARPQPVDSPEIELIYVRDLTLESNGNSIGVGMADAIHERFYRKIDLSKMYMNARTSLNPMMARVPMHLPSDREALDYMLATLGGPDAVDQRIVWIRNTLELNRIALSSRLAQEAAALAGWEMLPENLPVCFDNAGNLVSPFERAAGKAHAS; encoded by the coding sequence ATGTCAAATAACGGTAATGTTCCGATCAGCAGTTTTAGACTCCTCGAGCGTACCTCGCCCAGCATGCGCGGCCTCGTAGACCTTGAGGGCGAAATCGGGCAGTCGCTTTCAGGGCTTGGCATACCCCGCGACCGGCTCGTTGCCCGCCGCGTTGCCGTTACGGCTGGAAGCCGCGGTATTGCCAATCTGAAGGAGATCATCAAGGCATCGTGTGACTGGTTGAAGTCCGAGGGCGCGCAGCCTTTTGTTATCCCCGCAATGGGCAGCCACGGTGGGGCCACCGCTGAAGGCCAGCGCCTGATTCTTGAGGAGTACGGCGTTACTTCTGATTCTGTCGGCGCCGAGGTCAGGTCTGACATGGCCACGGTGGAAGTGGGCGAAACAGCCGAAGGCTTCAAGGCCACCGTGGACCGTAACGCCTGGGAAGCTGACAGCATTCTGGTGGTGAACCGCATCAAGCCGCATACCGATTTCAGCGGAAGCATCGAGAGCGGCCTGCTGAAGATGATTGCCGTCGGCCTGGGCAAGCGTGAGGGCGCCGCGGTGACGCATCGGGCGAGCCGGAGGTATGGCAACGAGCGGGTGATACGTTCGATAGCCGGCGTCATACTCGGCACGGGAAAAATCCTCTGCGGGCTGGCCGTCGCCGAAAATGAGATGCACCAGATCGCAGTGGTCCGCGCCGCGCTACCGGATGGGATCATCGCAATGGAGGAAGCAACATTGCCCATGGCGCGCAACCTGGTTCCGCGGCTTCCGTTTGCGAAGTGTCATCTGCTGGTGGTGGACGAAATGGGCAAGAACATCAGCGGGACCGGCATGGACACCAAGGTTGTGGGCCGGGGTGCAAGGCCTCAACCGGTTGACAGTCCCGAGATCGAACTGATTTACGTTCGCGACCTGACCCTGGAGAGCAATGGGAACTCGATTGGAGTCGGCATGGCGGATGCCATTCACGAGCGCTTTTACCGCAAAATTGATCTCAGCAAGATGTACATGAACGCCCGCACCTCGCTGAATCCGATGATGGCCCGCGTACCGATGCATCTGCCCTCTGACCGCGAGGCGCTCGATTATATGCTGGCAACACTGGGCGGCCCGGATGCGGTGGATCAACGCATTGTCTGGATTCGAAACACGCTTGAACTCAACCGCATTGCCCTTTCCTCACGCCTGGCTCAGGAGGCCGCCGCGCTCGCCGGATGGGAAATGTTGCCGGAAAACCTCCCGGTGTGTTTTGACAATGCCGGCAACCTTGTGTCGCCTTTTGAGAGGGCTGCCGGAAAAGCGCACGCGTCTTGA
- a CDS encoding septum formation initiator family protein, which produces MTLFDWDRKTLRRNAIFAMALISLVLLMHEIFGRNGYMTLRREKKEYTSLQQQIQTISKENQQLDQKIHALKNNPAAVEKQARDQLRLARPGEVIYMLPDKGLAQSSAGPQQSSPVQSPTRR; this is translated from the coding sequence ATGACTCTTTTCGACTGGGACCGCAAAACGCTCAGGCGTAACGCTATCTTTGCGATGGCGTTGATCAGCCTGGTCTTGCTAATGCATGAGATCTTCGGCCGGAATGGATACATGACGCTCCGGCGGGAAAAAAAAGAATACACCTCTCTCCAGCAGCAGATTCAAACCATTTCAAAGGAAAACCAACAACTCGACCAGAAAATTCACGCTTTGAAGAACAATCCCGCAGCCGTTGAAAAACAGGCTCGCGACCAGTTGCGCCTGGCCAGGCCCGGCGAAGTCATTTACATGTTGCCTGACAAAGGATTGGCGCAGTCGTCGGCTGGCCCACAGCAAAGTTCACCCGTCCAAAGCCCCACGCGCCGTTAA
- a CDS encoding DUF2911 domain-containing protein has translation MKCLKLTSLSIAAIAALSLGTIVLLAQSSRRGEASATIGSAHVSVDYGRPILRGRDPLSMLQSGQVWRLGANTPTTIDSDHDLLFGNTRVPKGKHILLAQFVEPGKWVLLASTKTYDEYDSGAKIAETPMKVENGQDSVNQLTIKLSANGNQGDLEVSWGTSRLAATFRVAE, from the coding sequence ATGAAGTGCCTTAAACTCACCAGCCTTAGCATCGCTGCCATTGCGGCCCTCAGCCTGGGAACAATTGTTTTACTTGCACAGAGCAGCCGCCGCGGAGAAGCCAGCGCAACGATCGGCTCTGCGCACGTTTCGGTTGACTACGGCCGCCCGATACTCAGGGGGCGCGATCCCTTGAGCATGCTCCAATCCGGCCAGGTATGGCGCCTGGGGGCAAATACGCCGACAACCATCGACTCAGACCACGACCTGCTTTTTGGAAACACGCGGGTCCCAAAGGGGAAACATATTCTGCTCGCCCAGTTCGTCGAACCTGGAAAGTGGGTCCTGCTGGCGTCGACGAAAACCTACGACGAATATGATTCCGGCGCAAAGATCGCCGAAACACCGATGAAAGTGGAAAACGGCCAGGATTCAGTGAACCAGCTGACCATCAAGCTTTCCGCCAACGGGAACCAGGGTGATCTTGAAGTTTCCTGGGGCACCTCGCGTCTGGCAGCAACCTTCCGTGTGGCCGAATGA
- a CDS encoding PIG-L family deacetylase, which produces MPNAINVLALFAHPDDAEFLCAGTLAHLAARGAKIHMATLTAGDCGSTTLPAARISALRQKEASRSAALIGARYYCLQSKDLLVFYDHSHLNRVMELVRQTRPTLVLTHSPVDYMIDHETVSHLCQSACFGAMAPNFKTGIHSPAPALKKVPHLYYADAFGRRDILGNKIESCISVNISTTLRRKEEMLACHDSQQAWLKTQQEVPGTVATMRKMAQEAGKRAGFRWAEGFRQHLGQGFPASNLLKELLDGLVR; this is translated from the coding sequence ATGCCCAATGCCATCAACGTTCTGGCACTGTTTGCGCACCCCGATGATGCTGAGTTCCTTTGTGCCGGGACGCTGGCCCATCTCGCCGCGCGTGGCGCCAAGATCCACATGGCTACCCTGACGGCAGGAGACTGCGGCAGCACGACCCTTCCGGCGGCCAGGATTTCTGCGCTGCGGCAGAAGGAAGCGTCGCGGTCTGCTGCGCTGATCGGCGCCCGATATTATTGCCTGCAGAGCAAGGACCTGCTGGTTTTTTACGACCACTCCCACCTGAACAGGGTAATGGAACTGGTTCGGCAAACTCGTCCCACTCTGGTGCTGACGCATTCTCCTGTTGATTACATGATTGATCACGAAACAGTGAGCCATCTCTGCCAGAGCGCCTGCTTCGGAGCGATGGCTCCTAACTTCAAGACCGGCATCCACAGCCCAGCGCCGGCGCTCAAGAAGGTGCCCCACCTGTACTACGCCGACGCGTTCGGAAGGCGCGATATTCTGGGGAACAAAATTGAATCCTGCATTTCCGTCAACATCAGCACCACCCTCAGGCGGAAGGAAGAAATGCTTGCCTGCCATGATAGCCAGCAGGCCTGGCTCAAAACCCAACAAGAGGTTCCTGGAACGGTCGCTACTATGAGGAAGATGGCACAGGAAGCGGGGAAGCGCGCCGGTTTTCGCTGGGCCGAAGGGTTCCGCCAGCACCTCGGACAGGGATTCCCGGCATCGAATCTGCTGAAGGAATTATTGGATGGACTTGTCCGCTAA
- a CDS encoding outer membrane protein assembly factor codes for MPPSAGQTVVRIELKTDAQLYLYQFKKEIVQQTGRTLDPVKVDESLKNLYATGRFTSLRADALQESGGVALTFVGKTRYYIGLVQVKGTPKPLDTSTLVAAARLPLGRPLYEDELSTANQDILDVLHDNAFYQAKIQNTVERNPSTQEANVLVTITPGTQARLRGVTFNGHPAYSAERLRSVTGWHPGEKLTSAEIEKGLYKIHNFYLQRGYIQASTTVQKRVYDPKTNTEGLFVQCEAGPVVEVHVKGAGISGNKLRDILPLYQDGVIDQPSLERGSEALTDFYQKKDYLHAHVTVDPVEYVKADHMRVVYRVTLGPIGTFAGYKFAGNSHVSDAALSPVMTIRPAEFPFQSAAFSSKMLDNDINSLKGVYQSQGFLDANITPNFNYYYRDLPQHLFVTFDIQEGKRTMVGKVEIQGVTDEQRKLLMSRLANQTGLFYSPENEQKDRDSILRYFTNRGYSHARVTTNSSPAGQDHLMDVEYEVSPGNQEMIERVVLLGNKHTREGIVRRELTFGRKQPINESALLESQRKLYDLGLFNQVQIAPQNPQTEETEKSVLVSMEEAPRWTVGYGGGVEVQRLGSNQPQGQLKASPRVSLEVSRISVGGRNQTVTLRGRFSTLDKGADISYYIPKFPTRRDISVRFSGNADSSSNVLTFTARRKEASVVVEKRWSQTTFLSARYSFRNVQALDLSNKISAEEIPLASRPAQIGMFALSYVNDHRDNPVDPTRGSYSLADAGVSWSGLGSQANFLRLITQNATYYRLTPFLVFARNTQLAIESPYGKLRAVTVTNPGGTQQVILTHEIPLPERLFSGGSDSLRGFSINQAGPRDPQTGFPIGGNALFLNSLELRFSFAQDRLGVVLFHDMGNVYSTIRKMRLLKFSQSSPTDFDYTVHAVGLGFLYKTPVGPLRFDVGYALNPTQYQVAGQTGLEVRRLPRIQYFLSIGQSF; via the coding sequence ATGCCTCCTAGTGCGGGCCAAACCGTCGTTCGCATTGAACTTAAGACTGACGCGCAGCTCTATCTCTACCAATTCAAGAAGGAGATCGTACAGCAAACCGGCAGGACACTCGATCCCGTAAAGGTGGATGAAAGCCTGAAAAACCTGTATGCAACGGGACGTTTTACCAGCCTTCGCGCCGATGCCTTGCAGGAATCAGGCGGGGTAGCGCTCACATTTGTGGGCAAGACCCGCTACTACATCGGGCTTGTACAAGTGAAGGGGACCCCCAAGCCTCTGGATACCAGTACCCTTGTGGCGGCCGCCCGGCTGCCACTGGGACGTCCTCTTTACGAGGACGAACTCTCGACGGCTAATCAGGACATCCTTGATGTCCTTCACGACAACGCGTTCTATCAGGCAAAGATTCAGAACACAGTTGAGCGGAATCCATCCACTCAGGAAGCCAATGTCCTGGTGACCATTACGCCGGGAACGCAGGCACGCTTGAGAGGAGTGACCTTCAATGGTCATCCGGCCTACTCCGCTGAACGCCTGCGATCGGTAACAGGCTGGCATCCGGGAGAAAAGCTGACTTCCGCAGAAATCGAGAAGGGCCTTTACAAAATACACAACTTCTACCTGCAACGCGGTTATATCCAGGCAAGCACAACCGTTCAAAAGCGGGTTTATGATCCCAAAACGAATACGGAAGGCCTCTTCGTCCAATGCGAAGCCGGGCCGGTCGTCGAGGTCCATGTGAAAGGGGCCGGCATATCCGGAAATAAGCTGCGAGATATTCTTCCCCTGTATCAGGATGGCGTGATTGACCAGCCTTCACTCGAAAGGGGCAGCGAAGCTCTAACCGACTTCTACCAGAAAAAAGATTACCTGCATGCCCATGTGACGGTCGACCCTGTCGAGTATGTTAAAGCCGATCACATGCGGGTGGTTTACAGGGTAACGCTCGGCCCCATCGGCACTTTTGCGGGATACAAATTCGCTGGAAACAGCCATGTTTCCGATGCAGCGCTATCACCAGTCATGACGATCCGTCCTGCAGAATTTCCGTTTCAGAGCGCTGCTTTCAGCAGCAAAATGCTTGATAACGACATCAATTCCCTGAAGGGCGTCTACCAGTCGCAGGGCTTTCTGGACGCGAACATCACTCCCAATTTTAATTACTACTATCGGGATTTGCCGCAACACCTTTTCGTCACCTTCGATATTCAGGAAGGCAAGAGAACAATGGTGGGGAAGGTTGAAATCCAGGGCGTGACAGACGAGCAGCGTAAGCTGTTGATGTCGCGCCTGGCCAACCAGACCGGCCTGTTTTATTCGCCTGAAAATGAACAAAAAGATCGCGACTCGATCCTTCGCTACTTCACTAACCGGGGCTATAGTCACGCCAGAGTCACCACCAACAGCTCTCCGGCGGGGCAGGACCATCTGATGGATGTAGAGTACGAGGTGTCGCCCGGAAACCAGGAAATGATCGAACGAGTGGTGCTGCTTGGCAACAAGCACACACGCGAGGGTATTGTTCGCCGCGAACTGACATTCGGCCGAAAGCAGCCGATCAACGAGAGCGCTCTGCTTGAGTCTCAGCGCAAACTTTACGACCTCGGACTTTTTAACCAGGTCCAGATCGCCCCTCAAAACCCGCAGACAGAGGAGACCGAAAAGTCCGTCCTGGTCAGCATGGAGGAGGCGCCCCGCTGGACGGTTGGATACGGCGGCGGCGTTGAGGTCCAGCGGTTGGGCAGCAATCAACCTCAGGGGCAGCTAAAGGCCAGTCCCCGCGTCTCTCTGGAAGTCTCCCGCATCAGCGTCGGTGGACGTAACCAGACGGTGACCCTTCGTGGCAGGTTTTCGACGCTCGATAAGGGGGCTGACATCAGCTACTACATTCCCAAGTTCCCGACGCGCCGGGACATCAGCGTCCGCTTCAGCGGCAATGCCGACTCCAGCAGCAACGTTCTCACATTCACGGCAAGACGAAAGGAAGCCTCGGTGGTTGTGGAAAAGCGCTGGAGCCAGACTACCTTTCTGTCAGCCCGATATTCTTTTCGCAATGTCCAGGCGCTTGACCTGTCAAACAAGATTTCTGCAGAGGAGATCCCTCTGGCCAGCCGTCCTGCTCAGATCGGCATGTTTGCCCTCAGCTACGTCAATGATCACCGTGACAATCCCGTCGATCCCACGCGCGGCTCGTATTCGCTGGCCGACGCCGGCGTCTCGTGGTCCGGCCTGGGGTCACAAGCAAACTTCCTGCGCCTGATAACTCAGAATGCAACCTACTACCGCCTGACTCCCTTCCTGGTTTTCGCCCGCAATACCCAGTTGGCAATTGAATCGCCCTACGGCAAGCTCAGGGCGGTGACGGTCACCAATCCCGGCGGAACGCAGCAGGTCATTCTGACCCATGAAATTCCCCTGCCGGAACGGTTGTTTTCGGGTGGCAGTGATTCGCTCCGCGGGTTTTCCATCAACCAGGCCGGGCCGCGCGACCCGCAAACGGGATTTCCAATCGGCGGGAACGCCCTTTTTCTGAATTCGCTCGAACTGCGCTTTTCCTTCGCTCAGGACCGCCTTGGAGTGGTCCTTTTTCACGATATGGGGAATGTATATTCCACTATCCGCAAAATGCGCCTGCTGAAGTTTTCGCAGAGTTCCCCGACCGATTTTGATTACACTGTCCACGCCGTGGGCCTGGGATTTCTTTACAAAACACCCGTCGGCCCGCTGCGGTTCGATGTGGGCTATGCTCTAAACCCAACACAGTACCAGGTTGCCGGCCAGACTGGCCTGGAGGTGCGTCGATTGCCACGCATACAATATTTTCTAAGCATCGGCCAAAGTTTCTGA
- a CDS encoding TlpA family protein disulfide reductase, translating into MKNLLRSTLIAAAVFGFGVRCQMAQSDPQAEILGYIRGHLKAGQPVRVTDLYNSVFTTPEDHAALDKLYKDFFRIPTFVAQYQQRFSTPPSLKTIAEQFALQTPEEADTLLRVMETDPRVPKFITRNPATGEISRVDVEMIRNDPRFAQGAAHELGGWVGRTAPIFNLMGADDKRLSSAGLDGKAVLLYVWFTGCPPCMKEAPKLARIQREFRAKGFEVVGANADDLLGLDVSDQARQRYAEKEGITFPIVHWNKESDQAYGNISIYPTLFLINRQGRITGHWVGFTSPATLREAVARTVAEPSGKQ; encoded by the coding sequence TTGAAAAATCTGTTGCGGTCTACCCTGATAGCAGCCGCAGTTTTCGGTTTTGGCGTTCGCTGCCAGATGGCACAATCCGATCCCCAGGCAGAAATCCTCGGCTACATTCGCGGCCACCTGAAGGCGGGCCAACCTGTTCGAGTGACAGACTTATATAACAGTGTCTTCACCACGCCGGAAGATCACGCGGCGCTGGACAAACTTTACAAGGACTTTTTCAGAATTCCCACATTCGTCGCCCAATACCAGCAACGGTTTTCCACTCCACCGAGCCTCAAAACCATCGCCGAACAGTTTGCGCTGCAGACTCCGGAAGAAGCCGACACTTTGCTCCGCGTGATGGAAACTGACCCTCGAGTGCCAAAATTCATAACCCGTAACCCTGCAACGGGAGAAATCAGCAGAGTCGACGTGGAAATGATCCGCAACGATCCGCGATTTGCCCAGGGAGCAGCTCACGAGCTTGGGGGATGGGTAGGCCGAACCGCGCCGATCTTTAACCTGATGGGAGCCGACGACAAGCGCCTCAGCTCCGCTGGGCTTGACGGTAAGGCAGTACTGCTCTACGTCTGGTTCACCGGCTGCCCGCCCTGCATGAAAGAGGCCCCGAAACTTGCACGGATCCAGCGCGAGTTCAGGGCCAAAGGGTTTGAAGTCGTGGGGGCCAACGCTGACGACCTGCTGGGGCTCGACGTCAGCGACCAGGCCCGCCAGCGTTATGCGGAGAAGGAAGGAATCACATTCCCCATCGTGCACTGGAACAAGGAAAGCGACCAGGCATACGGCAACATTTCCATTTATCCCACGCTTTTTCTCATCAACCGGCAAGGCAGGATCACGGGCCATTGGGTAGGATTCACAAGCCCGGCAACGCTTCGAGAGGCCGTTGCCAGGACCGTAGCTGAACCATCCGGGAAACAGTAA
- a CDS encoding heavy metal translocating P-type ATPase — protein MSDELQAGGFAQQEDPMQAGVTFKDPICGMDVEPATAAGSYEYQGTTYYFCCEPCLEKFRASPEEYIGATKRGPRPVDPIPRADYTCPMDPEVHQSKPGACPKCGMALEPATVALPQTKTQYVCPMHPEVVQDRPGSCPKCGMALEPRTVTLEEEVNPEYVDMKRRFWISVVLTVPLMALDMSHMISGHAAVSGSIANWIQLALATPVVLYCGLPFFQRGWASIVNRSPNMFTLIAIGTGTAYFYSAIATIAPGIFPASFRGAAGTVAVYFEAAAGITALVLLGQVLELRARSHTSSAIKALLGLAPKTARRILDNGTEEDVPLDRVNQGDRLRVRPGEKVPVDGKVLDGSSFVDESMITGEPTPVEKTAGGRVTGGTVNGKGSLVIRAERVGSEMLLAQIVKMVSEAQRSRAPIQRLADVVASYFVPAVVAAAILTFIVWSIVGPSPRMAYALVNAVAVLIIACPCALGLATPMSIMVGTGRGAMAGVLIKNAESLEVLEKVDTVVVDKTGTLTEGKPRLVSVEPMEGWNEHDLLRLAASLERASEHPLAEAIVSGAREKGVELAEGRDFESVTGKGVTGKVDGHKVGLGNSSLLEEQGADAGLFEQRAEALRKDGQTVMFVVVDGKPAGLLGVADPIKESTPEAIRLLHDEGIRIVMLTGDSRTTAQTVAKKLGIDEVEAEVLPQQKGEVVKRLQKEGRIVAMAGDGINDAPALAQAQVGIAMGSGTDVAIESAGITLLKGDLRGIARARRLSRGTMRNIRQNLFFAFVYNSLGIPLAAGVLYPFFGLLLSPLVASAAMTFSSVSVITNALRLRRLPL, from the coding sequence ATGAGTGACGAGTTGCAAGCAGGAGGTTTCGCGCAGCAGGAAGATCCGATGCAGGCCGGCGTGACGTTCAAAGACCCCATTTGCGGCATGGACGTAGAGCCCGCGACCGCGGCGGGAAGCTATGAGTACCAGGGAACCACCTATTATTTCTGTTGCGAGCCGTGCCTGGAGAAATTCCGGGCGTCGCCTGAAGAGTATATCGGCGCGACAAAGCGCGGGCCCAGGCCCGTTGATCCCATCCCCAGGGCCGACTACACCTGCCCGATGGATCCGGAGGTCCACCAGTCAAAACCTGGCGCGTGCCCCAAGTGCGGCATGGCGCTCGAGCCCGCCACAGTTGCACTACCGCAAACCAAAACGCAATACGTGTGCCCCATGCATCCCGAAGTCGTGCAGGATAGGCCGGGATCATGCCCCAAGTGCGGCATGGCCCTCGAGCCGCGCACAGTGACGCTCGAAGAGGAAGTCAACCCCGAATATGTTGATATGAAGCGCCGCTTCTGGATCAGCGTTGTCCTGACGGTCCCGCTGATGGCTCTCGACATGTCGCACATGATTTCGGGCCACGCGGCCGTTTCAGGCTCGATTGCGAACTGGATCCAGCTCGCCCTGGCCACGCCGGTAGTGCTCTATTGCGGCCTGCCGTTTTTCCAGCGCGGCTGGGCTTCCATTGTGAACCGCAGCCCCAACATGTTCACCCTGATCGCCATTGGCACCGGCACCGCGTACTTCTATAGCGCGATTGCGACCATCGCGCCGGGGATCTTTCCGGCATCTTTTCGCGGCGCGGCCGGGACCGTGGCCGTCTACTTTGAAGCAGCCGCAGGCATCACCGCCCTGGTGCTGCTGGGGCAGGTGCTCGAATTGCGCGCCCGCAGCCATACTTCGAGCGCCATCAAGGCGCTGCTGGGGCTTGCTCCAAAAACTGCGCGGCGGATTCTGGACAACGGCACAGAAGAAGACGTTCCGCTCGACCGCGTAAATCAAGGCGACCGCCTGCGCGTGCGCCCGGGAGAAAAGGTTCCAGTGGATGGCAAGGTGCTCGACGGATCAAGCTTTGTGGATGAGTCGATGATCACCGGCGAGCCCACGCCCGTTGAAAAAACCGCGGGCGGGCGCGTCACCGGCGGAACCGTGAACGGGAAGGGGAGCCTTGTCATCCGCGCCGAGCGCGTGGGCAGCGAGATGCTGCTCGCGCAAATCGTGAAGATGGTAAGCGAGGCGCAGCGCAGCCGCGCGCCCATCCAGCGCCTGGCGGACGTGGTGGCTTCATACTTTGTTCCCGCGGTGGTAGCGGCTGCCATTCTCACCTTCATTGTGTGGTCCATCGTGGGCCCCTCGCCGCGCATGGCCTACGCGCTGGTCAACGCGGTTGCGGTGCTCATCATCGCCTGCCCCTGCGCGCTGGGGCTGGCCACGCCCATGTCCATCATGGTGGGCACGGGCCGCGGCGCAATGGCGGGAGTGCTGATCAAAAACGCTGAAAGCCTCGAGGTGCTTGAGAAAGTTGACACCGTTGTGGTGGATAAGACCGGCACGCTGACGGAAGGAAAACCGCGGCTGGTATCGGTTGAGCCGATGGAAGGCTGGAACGAGCACGACCTGTTGCGGCTGGCCGCCAGCCTCGAGCGCGCAAGCGAGCATCCGCTCGCCGAAGCCATCGTGAGCGGCGCGCGCGAAAAAGGCGTGGAGCTCGCGGAAGGGCGCGATTTTGAATCCGTCACGGGCAAGGGTGTCACCGGCAAAGTGGACGGCCACAAAGTGGGCCTGGGCAACAGCAGCCTGTTGGAGGAGCAGGGCGCGGACGCCGGCCTGTTCGAACAGCGCGCGGAAGCCCTGCGCAAAGATGGCCAGACGGTGATGTTTGTTGTGGTAGACGGAAAGCCCGCCGGCCTCCTCGGTGTGGCGGACCCGATCAAGGAATCGACGCCGGAAGCCATTCGGCTTCTGCACGATGAAGGAATCCGCATCGTGATGCTGACCGGCGACAGCCGCACCACCGCCCAGACCGTGGCGAAGAAACTGGGCATCGATGAAGTGGAGGCGGAAGTCCTGCCGCAGCAGAAGGGCGAAGTGGTGAAGCGGCTGCAAAAGGAAGGGCGCATTGTTGCCATGGCCGGCGACGGCATCAATGACGCTCCGGCACTCGCTCAGGCGCAGGTAGGGATCGCCATGGGCAGCGGCACCGACGTGGCTATTGAAAGCGCCGGCATCACGCTGCTGAAAGGCGACCTGCGTGGCATCGCCAGGGCCCGCCGCCTGAGCCGCGGCACCATGCGCAACATCCGCCAGAACCTTTTCTTTGCGTTTGTCTACAACTCGCTTGGTATCCCGCTCGCCGCCGGAGTGCTCTATCCGTTTTTCGGATTGCTGCTCAGCCCGCTCGTGGCCAGCGCCGCCATGACGTTCAGCTCGGTTTCGGTGATTACCAACGCCCTGCGGCTGCGACGTTTGCCGTTGTAA
- a CDS encoding thiazole synthase, protein MNNDVLRIADKEFRSRLFVGTGKYKSFQEMVRAHEASGAEVVTVAVRRVNLTDKSKESMLDYIDRERFFILPNTAGCYTADEAVRAARLAREVGLSNWIKLEVIGDQKTLFPDNFELVKATETLARDGFVVMPYTNDDLVAARRLIDAGAAAVMPLGAPIGSGMGIQNVANLRILREMITEVPLIVDAGVGTASDAALAMELGADGVLMNTGIAGAQDPVLMAEAMKHAMAAGRKAYLAGRIPRKLYATASSPLEGVVR, encoded by the coding sequence ATGAACAACGACGTTTTGCGGATTGCCGACAAGGAATTCCGTTCGCGGTTATTTGTCGGTACAGGGAAATACAAGAGTTTTCAGGAAATGGTGCGCGCGCACGAAGCTTCCGGCGCTGAGGTGGTTACTGTGGCCGTGCGGCGTGTAAACCTAACGGACAAGAGCAAGGAATCGATGCTCGATTATATCGACAGGGAGAGGTTCTTTATTCTTCCCAACACGGCCGGCTGCTACACAGCGGATGAGGCCGTGCGGGCAGCCCGCCTGGCACGTGAAGTTGGATTGTCAAACTGGATCAAGCTGGAAGTGATTGGTGACCAGAAAACTTTGTTCCCGGATAATTTTGAACTGGTAAAGGCAACTGAAACGCTGGCGCGCGATGGGTTTGTGGTAATGCCCTATACGAACGACGACCTGGTCGCTGCCCGGCGGCTCATCGATGCTGGAGCGGCCGCCGTGATGCCGCTCGGCGCCCCGATCGGTTCCGGTATGGGAATCCAGAATGTCGCCAATCTGCGGATTTTGCGCGAAATGATTACTGAGGTCCCACTTATTGTTGATGCTGGCGTTGGCACTGCGTCCGATGCGGCGCTTGCGATGGAACTGGGTGCGGACGGTGTGCTGATGAATACCGGAATCGCCGGCGCTCAGGACCCTGTCCTGATGGCCGAGGCCATGAAGCACGCCATGGCGGCAGGTCGCAAGGCTTACTTGGCCGGCCGCATACCGAGGAAACTCTATGCAACAGCGTCAAGCCCGCTGGAAGGCGTGGTCCGCTGA